In Colletotrichum higginsianum IMI 349063 chromosome 1, whole genome shotgun sequence, one genomic interval encodes:
- a CDS encoding Membrane transporter, with amino-acid sequence MSDSTAESILVPFLGAFQASLSVLLTISAGVIAAQFGLLDDASSKKLSTFCVRLALPALLITNVGSQLDLETAVRYVPIVIWAIFYTVVSIGIGFILTKVFGMPDWVIPAIAFNNTTSLPLLLVQSLDATGILSSIDDSSGVVTKAKSFFLVNAMVGNSLTFALGPRLLNGQEEEAPDKVEGDDEGDDDTVGEDDLESQEQDAVERNEQTSLLPKPAAAKGTRVGYFAYGKGSKYWSSLSPTTRSILAMMYSFVNAPVIGALLGAFIGLVPALHRLFFNEPEEGGYLNAWLTSSIKNVGELFAVLQVIVVGVKLSKAILQYKNGNDSKESRVPLVPFLAVTFVRFILWPVISIGVIYVLASRTNVVTQDPLLWFCLMLMPTGPPAMKLSALADCEDSEESQKMLIAKFLTISYIISPLICFAVVGALKASEAVTGK; translated from the exons ATGTCAGACAGCACAGCAGAGAGCATTCTCGTCCCCTTCCTCGGGGCATTCCAGGCCTCCTTATCCGTCCTGCTGACCATATCTGCCGGAGTCATCGCCGCGCAGttcggcctccttgacgatgCCAGCAGCAAGAAGTTGTCCACCTTCTGCGTTCGCCTGGCCCTCCCCGCCCTCCTCATCACAAATGTTGGGTCCCAGCTTGACCTTGAGACT GCAGTTCGGTATGTCCCAATCGTCATTTGGGCCATCTTCTACACTGTCGTCtccatcggcatcggcttcATTCTCACAAAGGTCTTCGGCATGCCCGACTGGGTCATTCCGGCCATCGCCTTCAACAACACAACCAGCCTGCCTCTCTTGCTCGTTCAGTCTCTGGATGCCACGGGAATTCTCAGTTCCATTGATGACTCTTCTGGGGTAGTTACCAAGGCAAAGAGTTTCTTCCTGGTCAATGCCATGGTTGGAAACTCCCTGACATTTGCTTTGGGGCCAAGACTCCTCAacggccaagaagaggaggcccCTGACAAAgtcgaaggcgacgacgagggcgacgacgatacAGTTGGCGAGGATGATCTCGAGTCCCAGGAGCAAGACGCAGTCGAGAGGAACGAACAGACTTCGCTTCTCCCCAAGCCGGCCGCTGCGAAAGGTACCCGCGTTGGATATTTCGCCTATGGAAAGGGCAGCAAGTACTGGTCGTCCCTGTCGCCCACAACCCGCTCCATTCTCGCTATGATGTACAGTTTTGTCAACGCAcccgtcatcggcgccctcctcggagccttcatcggcctcgtccccGCCCTCCACCGCCTGTTCTTCAACGAGCCCGAGGAAGGTGGCTACCTCAACGCGTGGCTTACATCCTCCATCAAGAACGTGGGCGAGCTGTTCGCCGTGCTCCaagtcatcgtcgtcggcgtgaAGCTTTCCAAGGCCATCTTGCAGTATAAGAACGGAAACGACTCCAAGGAGAGCAGGGTCCCCCTGGTGCCGTTCCTGGCCGTCACTTTTGTGAGGTTCATCCTGTGGCCAGTCATTTCTATAGGCGTCATATACGTCCTGGCCAGCCGAACGAACGTGGTGACCCAGGACCCACTGCTGTGGTTCTGCTTGATGCTCATGCCCACTGGCCCCCCAGCCATGAAGCTTTCTGCGCTGGCCGATTGCGAGGACTCGGAGGAGTCGCAGAAGATGCTGATTGCCAAGTTTTTGACC ATTTCGTACATAATATCCCCTTTGATTTGCTTTGCTGTTGTCGGTGCCTTGAAGGCAAGCGAAGCCGTGACCGGGAAATAG